The genomic stretch TAGTAGTATAAGAGGAAGGGTCATGTCACAAGGAGCGTTAGTCAAGACAAGCAGTAACAATAAGTAACCAAAATTAAAAGCCATAAGCAAAGTCAGAAAATGTTCCGCTTATTGTGTTTCTGTGTATTTCTAGCCTTCTCTCATGGTTATGCTATACCAGTGGCGCCATTGCACACCGTTGCCGCACCGATACCAGTGCCTTACCTTAACCATGCGTACGGCTATGGAGGACACGGCCTTGGCCATGGATTTGGTCACGGATTCGCTAAGCCGCTTGGACACCACATACTGAAGAGATCACCGCATTTCGTCGAACCATTGGCGCATATTGGCCATTTAGCCCCAGTAGCTACGCACTTGACAGGCTTGGCTCCATTGGCGGTTTCCCATCAAGAACGAGTGGATGTGCATTCAGCGCCAGCAATTGTTTCATCAATTGTGCCTATTGTGAAGGAAGTTGTTGCTCCGGTCTTAGCTGCTCCCATACTGCATAAACCATTCGGACATTATGGCGCAGGCGCTTACGGGTCGTTCCACCCTCATGTAGGACATTATTAGGACGGATTATGTGGTGAACTTTTCGCTAAGTAACTTTGTATCTGTTTGATTTTACACAATTTatcgaattttattaaataaacaaatataactatacacattttttttagttactACTGTAGCTATAAgaagataattatcattagttaaatttgtttctctggaatttgaattaaatataagtataaacaAGATAGACGAAAAtgaattaagtaggtataagatacatattttgaggtatctaattataaaactatgtaaattgatgttaattaaaattcaaaatttaaatatattaaaaagatatataTCATTTAATGTatctaaatatttcaaaactgcatttaatattaaatttaattatattagatagtaataatttaattaataatatattaccgTTTACATATCTGAAACTCATAATGTATTATTACAACATATTAACTACTACATACATATAGGAATTGTtacttcaaataatattactcaattagtaaaaaaaaggtatGGCTATGGCTATTATTTCACAGTATTGTCAATCTTACATGAAATAATTGACCTTAAAAATGCTAATACTAATATACTATATTAATAatctgttaaaatataaagtgatAGGCATGGGTACACTTGCATActtggtatataatataataataggtgtaaatactaaaacaaaaaaaaatggattcaaaaattttattggCAGTGAACTTTGTACATGTTCGTTGATCAAATATTATCGGTTAAAATcggatattttatatattaccaTGGGTGGACAGAGAGGGCCCTTGGGTATACGGAGTAAGAGGATACAACTGGGCCAGAGTAGGCAGAGTAGGCGTATGGGGAGTACGCTGAAACGTAAGCGGGGGAGGAGTAGGCCACTGGAGATACAACCGAGCTGTAGGTGACAGGGGTAACAGCGGCGAGCGAGCGCTTGGCGATTCTGTGCACACCAGATAAGGCCTTGGCTTGGTAGTGGGCAGCGCGAGCAGCGACGACCTCAGGGGTGTCCAAAGGAACACCTTGTACGGCGTCTAAGACAACAGCGGGAGATCCAGGGGCTTGGGACCAACCGGCGACAGCGGGGACGACGGCATGGCTCACTGGAGCATAGGCGGCGCTGTATACTGCAGGTACAGCGGGGGATCCGTGAACTACGCTGCTGCTGTATTGTGAGACGGAGCTGGTGGCGGGCGACACGACGGTGCTGACGGCTGGAGAAACGACGGAGGTGTAGGCCACGGGTGAGACGGCGCTGTAGGCCACGGGTGACACAGCGCTGTAAGTCACTGGAGCTACCCAGCTGGGCTTAGCCGCTGCCAACGCGAGCACAGAGAACAACACCACCAACTTGTACATCGTGGTCTGTGTTGTGTTGTTTGATCAACGAAATTAGATCAAATGATGTCTAACATGTGCCGACGATAGCTTATATAGCGACGCTACTTACCCAATACTCGTATATAAAAATGCCACTGAATCACCTTCAAACTATATCGCCAAATATCATGTCGTCTAATGTTTTTTACTACCTATATCCAATTGACCACTATTACATGCGGAAGTTACATCGAATGTAAGTGTGTTGACGATgtgaatattaatgaaaatctatattcataaattattcttCAATATATTCCATATTATAGAGTAGccaaaataattgttatatagTATTTTGTTTcacctataataatacctaaatTACGaggataataaaattgatatggGATATAGTTGAAATATGAGCTAgacctacctacttaataattaatttatcgcAGTAACATCATGTTTATATTAATCATAGTGAGAAgctattaaacatttattatgttagtaCTTAAATTCAGGATTTAATCCTACTCTTTATCGcgtaaatgttattattatatttaaaaaaatgtgtttgttGCTATCTAATATTTCGAATGATAATGAATGGAAGACTTGTATTTAAGGAGACGTGATAAATCAGATTCAAATTTAAGTACATACTTACTTTTACTTACGGGTAAGAAATTtgtaattatgaataaaaaaaaagtatttttataaatttaaatacttaattatacaCAATTAAGTAAAGGAAacaattacatttaatatatattgtgttaattaataaaaataaatacgaatTTTTGTCCttgttctaaaaatatttagagtAATTAAGGaaacctacctacctataacaTAATTGAGTAACGTAACGTTAATTTATTTCGCGTGCTCAAGCGAACTTGTTATATAGCGTACAatgattaaaaacaataaccaAAAAGGCTTTTGTTACTATATAAGAAGCAAAATACAAGCATACATCTGGCCCGATATCGgaagatataaaaatgttaatacgACTTCGCATCCTCGTATTTACATATTCTGAATAATATTgcgattgatcgattatttCATTTCCTAAAGCGTctgaataacaaataaatgcaTATCTTTCACGGTTCACTACTCACATTAGAGCAGGTCACACGTGCTAGCACAAGACAATGCCTGTTTGTCCACAACGCGTGTAGACTCCAAGTCACTACAGGGTTGCCATATTTCTCAACAAAAGACGTTATCTGTCCACATGTAATCTCTAATGCAATCTGATAGCATTAAACGTGCTCTGGTTTACGTCAACGGTGAAAAAAAGCTTTTGTAACAAAGCCAACTGTCAAAGTATGCACGAAATGGAGTATTCATTCATGTTATATGAGCAAtgcatacctacttattattacGAAAATATATCTTCGTAAATAATGGTGTGTACTTAGCATATTATTTTCTGTTATAACACAGAATCTGCGTATATCATACTTTAAAACCTTTTACTAAAACTTTCAAATGCGATTCCTTTTATGataatagtataattttttgagaatttcaaaatatggTAATTGTTGCTAATTGtttcataaaatgttataaaaattctgTTAGTAGTACTCCACAGTTTTGAAGTATTATGCCCATTACCCAATGAGATAATGTTTAAGGTGggcttaaattaataataaaaatataattggatttatttttagcatTGAGTACTTAGgacttttatttacttataggATATTATGGTTcgatataatatgataagcaagtcaatatattaataataaataaaataaataataaaaatctttattaaccAAAAGTATAGAACATACAGTGTTACTGGAGATCCAAACTAGGCTGTTGCCTGTGTCTTGGATCTCAGAAACGGTATACATTTATGTTGAATTACATAGGAACACATCGTCATTAGAATAGgaaaaaaacgtatttatcTAACAAATGTGGAGTTAGGAGTAATAGGGTTGTGTGTGAGGGTGagtattgtgtgtgtgtggaagtgtgtgtgtgtggtaGTGTGTGAGAGTGGTAGTGAGTGTGTTTATGTTTGTGAGTGTGATCAATACTTTAATCTTATATTACAGTAAATGAGTACCTTTTATATTCTGAAAACTAGccagaataaaatttatcctTATTGTATTAGTTTaagttattatgtttaaacCAGGTCTTCGGTATCGCTGTAGGATAGTTCATGAAGCCaagatttcattattttgttgcATTTGTGCATGTTACAATATTTCAGTGATTTCGTTTTACAGACATTATTGTAGGTATGGATAAGTGAGTACGATGGACTTCGTCTAGCTATTTTTGAGTTATATGCAGGAAGTGGGATTCTAAATTTTCTTTTCCTTAGTAGTTCCTCGTAATCGGGGCGTGAAGAAACAGATTTATGCGTTAGGTTAACTGCTGATAGTACGTATAGTTGACGAACTCGATGAACTTTGAACTCCCGATACAGTTCGTTCGTTGGAAAGCGGAAAGGCTTTTTCAGAGTTACTTTAATTAGTGCACGTTGAGCTCTCTCCAACTGCAGAAGGTGAGATTTGGCGGCGCTTCCCCAGATCGAAATGCTGTAATTTATTACGGATTGACAGAGAGATATGTAAACTTGTCTTAAAATGGTAATGGGGGTACAGTTGCGGAGTTTCTTCATAATGAATATgagttttcttatttttactgATACCTCTGTTATATGTTGACTATAGTTTAAATTGCTGTCTAAAGTAACGCCTAAGTACTTTATAAACGGAATGTACTCGATGTTAGTACAATTGCATGTAGAGTGAGTTGTGTTTAGGTTGGTGCAAGAATGTAGTTTAATAGTCTGGTTTAGTAAAGGATTGGGGCGGGTGGATTTTGAAAAAGACaagaatttagtttttttagaatttaaggtgagcaaatttttattcagtgCTTCTACTATGGTTAAAAGTCCAAGttctgtaatattctgtgcatgTTCCCAATCTTTACCATGAAAAAGAACAGCAGTGTCGTCAGCGTAAGCAATTATATGGGCATTTTCCAAAGGAATTTTGAGTATATCATTAATGTAAATGATAAAGAGTGTGGGGCCGAGAACACTTCCCTGTGGAACACCGAATTCTATTTTAAGTTCAGAACTAAGAttactattaatttttatgcatTGTCTGCGATCAGTTAAGTAGCTCTTAAACCAGTTTAACGATGTGTCTCTAACTCCAATTTGCTCCAGTTTCTTTGTGAGAAGTCCAAGTGATATTGTGTCGAATGCTTTAGCCAGGTCTAAGAATACGGCTATGCAACattctttattttctacaTGTGAAGATATAAGATTGGTAAGTAGGGAGATAGCATGTTCTGTAGATTTGTTTTTTCTAAATCCGAATTGATTATCTGAAAGAAGTTGGAATTTGTCTAAATAAGATGTCAGTCTGtagtttacaattttttcaaGTACTTTTCCAAGAATGTTTAATAGGGCTATGGGTCTGTAGTTTTCCGGGTGATTTTTGATTCCACTTTTATAAATCGGTATCACGACTGCTGTTTTCCAGCAGTTTGGGAACACTCCTGATTCTAAACTAAGATTATATATGTGTGTTAGAGGTTTGATGATATGAGGGAGAATGGCTTTTATTGTTCGGACTGTGATATTATCTATGCCGGGAGAACTATCACTATTCATGTTGGTTATGATTTTGTGTACTTCTGTTTCGTCGGTGGGGGAGAGGAAGAAGGATTGGGATGCTGAGTTAACTGTTTTGTAAGAGTTTATGAGAGCTTCTTGagatatatttaggttttttaGAATCTTCTCAGATAAAGTTTTTCCAACCgaagtgaaatatttattacagttGTGAAGAGAGCTGTTTACATCATTGTTAATTTCGAGAAGTTCTAACGAAGAATTGGTCTGATTAGTGGGATAACTTATGTTTTTAATGGTTTTCCAAAGCAATTTTGTGTTAGATTTGTTTTGTTCTATGAGAGTGCtgttgtattgtattttgaCATTACGgagaattttattacataagttTCTATATCTTTTAAATATGAGTTGGCGGATTTGATCGTTGGGGAATGTCTTAGTATCTTTATGCAGTTTGTCACGATGTTTGATGCAGCGAATTAAGCCTGGAGTGATCCAAGGCTTTAGATTTGTGCATTTACGacttattttaactttaacgGAGTACTTTACTATGTTTTTTGTTAGTAATGCATAAAAAGAGGAAGATGCGTCATCAACGTGAGTAGAAGAGAGAGTTTCCTTCCAATCAATCATTTTTAAAGAGTTTATAAGAGCGTCTGTATCAATTTTTGTTCGCCATCGGGGTTGATTTTGTGTTATCTTTGTCTTCACAACTTGGCCAATAACAATATCATGATCGGTTATAGTCGATTGACAGATGGAACCACATAGTTTACCGGACGCCTTGATGAATATGTGGTCGAGACACGCTTCCCCTCGTGTGGGTTTTGTGATAGTAGGAAGAAAACAATAAGAAGACATGAGACA from Colias croceus chromosome 9, ilColCroc2.1 encodes the following:
- the LOC123694272 gene encoding uncharacterized protein LOC123694272, producing MFRLLCFCVFLAFSHGYAIPVAPLHTVAAPIPVPYLNHAYGYGGHGLGHGFGHGFAKPLGHHILKRSPHFVEPLAHIGHLAPVATHLTGLAPLAVSHQERVDVHSAPAIVSSIVPIVKEVVAPVLAAPILHKPFGHYGAGAYGSFHPHVGHY
- the LOC123694269 gene encoding cuticle protein 21-like, which translates into the protein MYKLVVLFSVLALAAAKPSWVAPVTYSAVSPVAYSAVSPVAYTSVVSPAVSTVVSPATSSVSQYSSSVVHGSPAVPAVYSAAYAPVSHAVVPAVAGWSQAPGSPAVVLDAVQGVPLDTPEVVAARAAHYQAKALSGVHRIAKRSLAAVTPVTYSSVVSPVAYSSPAYVSAYSPYAYSAYSGPVVSSYSVYPRALSVHPW